The Coregonus clupeaformis isolate EN_2021a chromosome 6, ASM2061545v1, whole genome shotgun sequence genome has a segment encoding these proteins:
- the LOC121567372 gene encoding protein fosB isoform X1 — MKLFWKETKSILPEHSKEHINAGDITLIPGTEGFSLGSARDIFQGFPGDFDSVSRGSSSPSIESQYLSSVDSFGSPPASASQDCVSAGGGVGVGSGSGGSSGGVDMPGSFVPTVTAITSSQDLQWMVQPTLISSQASGQSGTGTSTMTQSVSLVDPYDQPGPSYSSGSGFTPAGSDTPGPGPAPGPIRQSRTRSRRVRDESVSDDGDVDVFLTPEEQEKRRVRRERNKLAAAKCRNRRRELTDRLQGETDILEEEKSELEAEISELQKEKERLEFVLVAHQPSCKIPYQEQQASGSTQLQHQPLLPLQDPVSIVGLTVEDTFYLPPAYTSQPSSSQQQQQQQQVQQQQQQQQVHPQPGMMQEVAFSSSFYGSSEPAPGGPCLVADGGGGGHHDGAAAGSYNPSYTSSFVFSYPEGACGVSANQRNSSSEQSSDSLNSPSLLAL; from the exons ATGAAACTTTTTTGGAAAGAGACCAAAAGCATCTTACCGGAGCACAGTAAGGAACACATTAACG CAGGTGACATCACACTCATTCCGGGAACTGAAGGTTTCTCTCTCGGCTCCGCTCGGGACATTTTCCAAGGGTTCCCCGGTGACTTTGATTCTGTCTCCCGTGGAAGTTCGTCCCCGTCTATTGAGTCTCAGTACCTTTCCTCCGTGGACTCCTTCGGGAGCCCGCCGGCCAGTGCCTCACAG GATTGTGTGTCTGctggaggcggggtaggggtagGCAGTGGTTCCGGGGGCAGCAGTGGAGGAGTGGATATGCCAGGCTCCTTTGTGCCCACAGTCACAGCCATCACCAGCAGCCAGGACCTGCAGTGGATGGTGCAGCCAACTCTCATCTCGTCCCAGGCCTCTGGCCAGAGTGGGACGGGGACCTCTACTATGACCCAGTCTGTGTCACTGGTAGACCCTTATGATCAGCCAGGGCCCAGTTATTCCTCTGGCTCAGGCTTTACTCCCGCAGGCTCTGATACCCCGGGGCCAGGCCCAGCCCCGGGCCCCATCCGCCAGTCCAGGACCCGTAGCCGCCGCGTACGAGACGAGTCTGTGAGTGACGATGGAGATGTTGATGTGTTT TTGACTCCAGAGGAGCAGGAGAAGAGGCGTGTTCGACGCGAGAGGAACAAGCTGGCAGCCGCCAAATGCCGAAACCGCCGGCGCGAACTCACTGACAGACTGCAGGGG gaGACTGACATCCTGGAGGAGGAGAAGTCTGAGCTGGAGGCTGAGATCTCTGAGCTGCAGAAGGAGAAGGAGCGCCTGGAGTTTGTCCTGGTGGCTCACCAGCCCAGCTGCAAGATCCCCTACCAGGAGCAGCAGGCCTCTGGCTCCACACAGCTCCAGCATCAGCCCCTACTGCCCCTACAGGACCCCGTCTCCATCGTGGGCTTGACTGTGGAGGACACTTTCTACCTGCCTCCCGCCTACACCTCGCAGCCCTCCTCTtcgcagcagcagcaacaacagcagcaggttcaacagcagcaacagcagcagcaggttcATCCGCAGCCGGGGATGATGCAGGAGGTAGCGTTTTCTAGTTCTTTCTATGGCTCAAGCGAGCCTGCGCCGGGTGGGCCGTGCCTGGTGGCCGACGGTGGGGGTGGTGGTCACCATGATGGCGCGGCCGCTGGCAGCTACAACCCTTCATACACATCTTCATTTGTGTTCAGCTACCCAGAGGGAGCCTGCGGGGTCAGCGCTAACCAGAGAAACAGCAGCAGTGAGCAGTCCTCTGATTCCCTGAACTCACCCTCGCTGCTCGCACTCTGA
- the LOC121567372 gene encoding protein fosB isoform X2, with protein MKLFWKETKSILPEHSKEHINAGDITLIPGTEGFSLGSARDIFQGFPGDFDSVSRGSSSPSIESQYLSSVDSFGSPPASASQDCVSAGGGVGVGSGSGGSSGGVDMPGSFVPTVTAITSSQDLQWMVQPTLISSQASGQSGTGTSTMTQSVSLVDPYDQPGPSYSSGSGFTPAGSDTPGPGPAPGPIRQSRTRSRRVRDESVSDDGDVDVFLTPEEQEKRRVRRERNKLAAAKCRNRRRELTDRLQGETDILEEEKSELEAEISELQKEKERLEFVLVAHQPSCKIPYQEQQASGSTQLQHQPLLPLQDPVSIVGLTVEDTFYLPPAYTSQPSSSQQQQQQQQVQQQQQQQQVHPQPGMMQEYSNPESTPSPSSPWDLD; from the exons ATGAAACTTTTTTGGAAAGAGACCAAAAGCATCTTACCGGAGCACAGTAAGGAACACATTAACG CAGGTGACATCACACTCATTCCGGGAACTGAAGGTTTCTCTCTCGGCTCCGCTCGGGACATTTTCCAAGGGTTCCCCGGTGACTTTGATTCTGTCTCCCGTGGAAGTTCGTCCCCGTCTATTGAGTCTCAGTACCTTTCCTCCGTGGACTCCTTCGGGAGCCCGCCGGCCAGTGCCTCACAG GATTGTGTGTCTGctggaggcggggtaggggtagGCAGTGGTTCCGGGGGCAGCAGTGGAGGAGTGGATATGCCAGGCTCCTTTGTGCCCACAGTCACAGCCATCACCAGCAGCCAGGACCTGCAGTGGATGGTGCAGCCAACTCTCATCTCGTCCCAGGCCTCTGGCCAGAGTGGGACGGGGACCTCTACTATGACCCAGTCTGTGTCACTGGTAGACCCTTATGATCAGCCAGGGCCCAGTTATTCCTCTGGCTCAGGCTTTACTCCCGCAGGCTCTGATACCCCGGGGCCAGGCCCAGCCCCGGGCCCCATCCGCCAGTCCAGGACCCGTAGCCGCCGCGTACGAGACGAGTCTGTGAGTGACGATGGAGATGTTGATGTGTTT TTGACTCCAGAGGAGCAGGAGAAGAGGCGTGTTCGACGCGAGAGGAACAAGCTGGCAGCCGCCAAATGCCGAAACCGCCGGCGCGAACTCACTGACAGACTGCAGGGG gaGACTGACATCCTGGAGGAGGAGAAGTCTGAGCTGGAGGCTGAGATCTCTGAGCTGCAGAAGGAGAAGGAGCGCCTGGAGTTTGTCCTGGTGGCTCACCAGCCCAGCTGCAAGATCCCCTACCAGGAGCAGCAGGCCTCTGGCTCCACACAGCTCCAGCATCAGCCCCTACTGCCCCTACAGGACCCCGTCTCCATCGTGGGCTTGACTGTGGAGGACACTTTCTACCTGCCTCCCGCCTACACCTCGCAGCCCTCCTCTtcgcagcagcagcaacaacagcagcaggttcaacagcagcaacagcagcagcaggttcATCCGCAGCCGGGGATGATGCAGGAG TATTCGAACCCTGAGAGCACGCCGAGCCCTTCCAGCCCCTGGGACCTTGACTGA